A stretch of Balaenoptera ricei isolate mBalRic1 chromosome 9, mBalRic1.hap2, whole genome shotgun sequence DNA encodes these proteins:
- the ZYX gene encoding zyxin isoform X1, whose translation MAAPRPPRAISVSAPVFYAPQKKFGPVVAPKPKVNPFRPGDSEPPSAAGAQRAQMGRVGEIPPPPPEDFPLPPPPVLGEADDAEGALGGAFPPPPPPIEEPFPPAPLEEEIFPSPPPPLVEEGGPEAPIQLPPQPREKVSSIDLEIDSLSSLLDDMTKNDPFKARVSSGYVLPPVTTPFISKSSSKPATGGTAPLPPWKSPASSQPVSQAQPQSQTHFHVQSQPQAQPQVQPHVQPQPQPVPLANTQPRGPPAPSPAPKFSPVTPKFTPVASKFSPGAPGGPGSQPTQKLGPPEAPSSTGTGSPQPPSFTYAQQKEKPQVQEKQHPVPPPAQNQNQVRSSGAPGPLTLKEVEELEQLTQQLMQDMEHPQRQNVAVSESCGRCHQPLARAQPAVRALGQLFHITCFTCHQCEQQLQGQQFYSLEGAPYCEGCYTDTLEKCNTCGQPITDRMLRATGKAYHPQCFTCVVCACPLEGTSFIVDQANRPHCVPDYHKQYAPRCSVCTEPIMPEPGREETVRVVALDKNFHMKCYKCEDCGKPLSIEADDNGCFPLDGHVLCRKCHTARAQT comes from the exons ATGGCGGCCCCCCGCCCGCCTCGCGCGATCTCCGTCTCGGCTCCAGTGTTTTACGCCCCGCAGAAGAAGTTCGGCCCGGTGGTGGCCCCAAAGCCCAAAGTGAATCCTTTCCGGCCCGGGGACAGCGAGCCTCCCTCGGCCGCTGGGGCCCAACGCGCACAGATGGGCCGCGTGGGCGAGATTCCCCCGCCGCCCCCGGAAG ACTTTCCCTTACCGCCTCCTCCCGTGCTGGGGGAGGCCGACGACGCCGAGGGCGCTCTGGGAGgtgccttcccccctccccctcccccgatcGAGGAACCGTTTCCCCCTGCGCCTTTGGAGGAGGAGATCTTCCCTTCCCCACCGCCTCCGCTagtggaggagggagggcctGAGGCCCCCATACAGCTCCCACCACAG CCCAGGGAGAAGGTGAGCAGTATTGATCTGGAGATCGACTCTCTGTCTTCGTTGCTGGATGACATGACCAAGAATGATCCCTTCAAAGCCCGG GTGTCATCTGGATATGTACTCCCACCGGTCACCACTCCATTCATTTCCAAGTCCAGTTCTAAGCCAGCAACTGGGGGCACAGCACCCCTGCCTCCCTGGAAGTCCCCTGCTAGCTCCCAGCCTGTGTCCCAGGCTCAGCCTCAGAGCCAGACACATTTCCATGTGCAGTCtcagccccaggcccagcctcagGTCCAGCCCCAcgtccagccccagccccagcctgtgcCTTTGGCTAACACCCAGCCCCGAGGTCCCCCTGCCCCATCTCCAGCCCCTAAGTTTTCTCCAGTGACTCCCAAGTTTACTCCTGTGGCTTCCAAGTTCAGCCCTGGAGCTCCAGGTGGACCCGGGTCACAGCCCACTCAGAAGTTGGGGCCCCCTGAAGCTCCCTCTTCCACTGGCACAGGCTCCCCTCAGCCCCCCAGCTTCACCTATGCTCAGCAGAAGGAAAAGCCCCAAGTGCAGGAGAAGCAGCACCCAGTGCCGCCACCGGCTCAAAACCAAaaccag GTGCGCTCCTCTGGGGCTCCAGGACCCTTGACTCTGAAGGAGGTGGAGGAGCTGGAGCAGCTGACCCAGCAGCTGATGCAGGACATGGAGCACCCTCAGAGGCAGAACGTGGCCGTCAGCG AGTCCTGTGGCCGGTGTCACCAGCCCCTGGCACGTGCTCAGCCCGCGGTGCGCGCTCTGGGGCAGCTGTTCCACATCACCTGCTTTACCTGCCATCAGTGTGAGCAGCAGCTGCAGGGACAGCAGTTCTACAGCCTGGAGGGGGCGCCGTACTGTGAGGGCTGCTATACT GACACCCTGGAGAAGTGCAACACCTGTGGGCAGCCCATCACTGACCGCATGCTGAGGGCCACAGGCAAGGCCTACCACCCGCAGTGCTTCACCTGTGTGGTCTGCGCCTGCCCCCTTGAGGGCACCTCCTTCATCGTGGACCAGGCCAACCGGCCCCACTGCGTCCCCGACTACCACAA GCAGTATGCCCCCAGGTGCTCCGTCTGCACAGAGCCCATCATGCCCGAGCCTGGCCGAGAGGAGACCGTGCGTGTGGTCGCTCTGGACAAGAACTTCCATATGAAGTGCTACAAGTGTGAG gACTGTGGGAAGCCACTGTCCATTGAGGCGGACGACAACGGCTGCTTCCCCTTGGATGGCCACGTGCTCTGCCGGAAATGCCACACCGCCAGAGCCCAGACCTGA
- the ZYX gene encoding zyxin isoform X2 codes for MAAPRPPRAISVSAPVFYAPQKKFGPVVAPKPKVNPFRPGDSEPPSAAGAQRAQMGRVGEIPPPPPEDFPLPPPPVLGEADDAEGALGGAFPPPPPPIEEPFPPAPLEEEIFPSPPPPLVEEGGPEAPIQLPPQVSSGYVLPPVTTPFISKSSSKPATGGTAPLPPWKSPASSQPVSQAQPQSQTHFHVQSQPQAQPQVQPHVQPQPQPVPLANTQPRGPPAPSPAPKFSPVTPKFTPVASKFSPGAPGGPGSQPTQKLGPPEAPSSTGTGSPQPPSFTYAQQKEKPQVQEKQHPVPPPAQNQNQVRSSGAPGPLTLKEVEELEQLTQQLMQDMEHPQRQNVAVSESCGRCHQPLARAQPAVRALGQLFHITCFTCHQCEQQLQGQQFYSLEGAPYCEGCYTDTLEKCNTCGQPITDRMLRATGKAYHPQCFTCVVCACPLEGTSFIVDQANRPHCVPDYHKQYAPRCSVCTEPIMPEPGREETVRVVALDKNFHMKCYKCEDCGKPLSIEADDNGCFPLDGHVLCRKCHTARAQT; via the exons ATGGCGGCCCCCCGCCCGCCTCGCGCGATCTCCGTCTCGGCTCCAGTGTTTTACGCCCCGCAGAAGAAGTTCGGCCCGGTGGTGGCCCCAAAGCCCAAAGTGAATCCTTTCCGGCCCGGGGACAGCGAGCCTCCCTCGGCCGCTGGGGCCCAACGCGCACAGATGGGCCGCGTGGGCGAGATTCCCCCGCCGCCCCCGGAAG ACTTTCCCTTACCGCCTCCTCCCGTGCTGGGGGAGGCCGACGACGCCGAGGGCGCTCTGGGAGgtgccttcccccctccccctcccccgatcGAGGAACCGTTTCCCCCTGCGCCTTTGGAGGAGGAGATCTTCCCTTCCCCACCGCCTCCGCTagtggaggagggagggcctGAGGCCCCCATACAGCTCCCACCACAG GTGTCATCTGGATATGTACTCCCACCGGTCACCACTCCATTCATTTCCAAGTCCAGTTCTAAGCCAGCAACTGGGGGCACAGCACCCCTGCCTCCCTGGAAGTCCCCTGCTAGCTCCCAGCCTGTGTCCCAGGCTCAGCCTCAGAGCCAGACACATTTCCATGTGCAGTCtcagccccaggcccagcctcagGTCCAGCCCCAcgtccagccccagccccagcctgtgcCTTTGGCTAACACCCAGCCCCGAGGTCCCCCTGCCCCATCTCCAGCCCCTAAGTTTTCTCCAGTGACTCCCAAGTTTACTCCTGTGGCTTCCAAGTTCAGCCCTGGAGCTCCAGGTGGACCCGGGTCACAGCCCACTCAGAAGTTGGGGCCCCCTGAAGCTCCCTCTTCCACTGGCACAGGCTCCCCTCAGCCCCCCAGCTTCACCTATGCTCAGCAGAAGGAAAAGCCCCAAGTGCAGGAGAAGCAGCACCCAGTGCCGCCACCGGCTCAAAACCAAaaccag GTGCGCTCCTCTGGGGCTCCAGGACCCTTGACTCTGAAGGAGGTGGAGGAGCTGGAGCAGCTGACCCAGCAGCTGATGCAGGACATGGAGCACCCTCAGAGGCAGAACGTGGCCGTCAGCG AGTCCTGTGGCCGGTGTCACCAGCCCCTGGCACGTGCTCAGCCCGCGGTGCGCGCTCTGGGGCAGCTGTTCCACATCACCTGCTTTACCTGCCATCAGTGTGAGCAGCAGCTGCAGGGACAGCAGTTCTACAGCCTGGAGGGGGCGCCGTACTGTGAGGGCTGCTATACT GACACCCTGGAGAAGTGCAACACCTGTGGGCAGCCCATCACTGACCGCATGCTGAGGGCCACAGGCAAGGCCTACCACCCGCAGTGCTTCACCTGTGTGGTCTGCGCCTGCCCCCTTGAGGGCACCTCCTTCATCGTGGACCAGGCCAACCGGCCCCACTGCGTCCCCGACTACCACAA GCAGTATGCCCCCAGGTGCTCCGTCTGCACAGAGCCCATCATGCCCGAGCCTGGCCGAGAGGAGACCGTGCGTGTGGTCGCTCTGGACAAGAACTTCCATATGAAGTGCTACAAGTGTGAG gACTGTGGGAAGCCACTGTCCATTGAGGCGGACGACAACGGCTGCTTCCCCTTGGATGGCCACGTGCTCTGCCGGAAATGCCACACCGCCAGAGCCCAGACCTGA